A DNA window from Pogona vitticeps strain Pit_001003342236 chromosome 2, PviZW2.1, whole genome shotgun sequence contains the following coding sequences:
- the ARHGEF3 gene encoding rho guanine nucleotide exchange factor 3 isoform X4, protein MDLFTLPGRFGGLLVNHIHITQKIGFSNLASYKCCSRSLQYRMEIRNAREPSNKRVRTLSRVTSLASLIPPVRATPLKRFGQTLQRSISFRSESRPDLLASRPWSRNVPPASTKRRDSKLWSETFDVCVNQVLTSKEIKRQEAIFELSQGEEDLIEDLKLAKKAYHDPMLKLSIMSEQELNQIFGTLDSLIPLHEDLLRRLKEVRKPDGSTDSVGHILVAWLPCLNSYDSYCSNQVAAKALLDHKKQDHRVQDFLQRCLESPFSRKLDLWNFLDIPRSRLVKYPLLLREILRHTPNDHPDQQHLEEAINIVQGIVAEINKKTGESECQYYKERLIYLDEDQKDSLIDDSRIVCCHGELKNNRGVKLHVFLFQEVLVITRAVSHNEQLYYQLYRQPIPVKDLVLDDLQDGEVRLGGSIRGAFSNNERIKNFFRVSFKSGSQSQSHALQANDAFSKQQWLNCIRQAKESVLCASGEGGIPYSEEPLLPPSSRNRISRQESKLEQMDQSDSGSDCSMDTSEISIDCDHMEQTNTWENDKEVESNV, encoded by the exons ATGGATTTATTCACTTTACCTGGAAGATTTGGGGGGCTTCTGGTAAATCACATTCACATCACCCAGAAGATTGGGTTCTCCAATCTTGCCTCTTACAAGTGCTGCTCCAGATCCCTTCAATATCGGATGGAGATTAGGAACGCAAGG GAACCCAGTAATAAACGGGTCAGGACTCTTTCTAGAGTGACATCACTAGCAAGCTTAATTCCTCCTGTCCGAGCAACGCCTTTGAAGCGATTTGGTCAGACTCTGCAG CGTTCCATCAGTTTCCGCAGTGAAAGTCGGCCTGATCTGCTTGCTTCACGTCCTTGGTCTAGAAATGTACCCCCTGCTAGCACAAAGCGAAGAGACAGTAAACTCTGGAGTGAGACCTTTGATGTTTGTGTCAATCAGGTGCTTACATCAAAAGAAATCAAGCGGCAAgag GCGATTTTTGAACTTTCACAAGGAGAAGAAGACTTGATAGAAGACTTGAAGTTAGCAAAGAAG GCTTATCATGACCCAATGCTTAAGCTCTCCATAATGTCAGAACAAGAATTAAACCAAATTTTTGGGACACTGGATTCTCTAATTCCTTTGCATGAAG ATCTTCTTAGGAGATTGAAAGAAGTAAGGAAGCCAGATGGATCTACAGATTCAGTTGGTCATATACTTGTGGCCTGG tTGCCTTGCCTGAATTCCTATGACAGTTATTGTAGCAATCAGGTAGCTGCCAAAGCCTTGCTGGATCATAAGAAGCAGGATCATCGGGTGCAAGACTTCCTACAGCGTTGTCTAGAGTCACCTTTTAGTCGTAAATTGGACCTATGGAACTTCCTTGACATCCCAAGAAGCCGTCTGGTGAAGTACCCATTGCTACTCAGAGAGATTCTGAGACATACACCAAATGATCATCCAGACCAACAACATCTTGAAGAAGCT ATTAATATTGTCCAAGGCATAGTGGCAGAAATCAACAAAAAGACAGGTGAATCAGAATGCCAGTATTACAAAGAAAGGCTAATATATCTTGATGAAGATCAAAAGGACTCCCTCATAGATGATTCACGTATTGTGTGTTGTCATGGTGAACTAAAGAACAACAGAGGAGTG AAACTGCATGTATTTCTCTTCCAAGAAGTTCTGGTGATTACTCGAGCAGTTTCACACAATGAGCAACTCTACTATCAGTTGTATCGGCAGCCCATTCCTGTGAAAGATCTTGTGCTCGATGACTTGCAAGATGGAGAGGTGCGACTGGGTGGATCCATACGGGGTGCATTTAGCAACAATGAAAGAA ttaaaaactTCTTTAGAGTCAGCTTCAAAAGTGGATCTCAAAGCCAGTCTCATGCATTACAAGCAAATGATGCCTTCAGTAAACAACAGTGGCTCAACTGTATCCGCCAAGCCAAAGAATCGGTCTTGTGTGCATCAGGTGAGGGTGGAATTCCCTATTCTGAGGAACCTTTACTACCACCATCGAGTAGGAACCGAATATCCCGGCAAGAATCAAAGCTTGAGCAAATGGACCAGTCAGACAGTGGGTCTGACTGTAGTATGGACACCAGCGAAATCAGCATTGACTGTGACCACATGGAACAGACAAATACATGGGAGAATGACAAAGAGGTAGAAAGCAATGTCTGA
- the ARHGEF3 gene encoding rho guanine nucleotide exchange factor 3 isoform X3, protein MVAKDYPFYLTAKRANCGLEVQAASISARETEEPSNKRVRTLSRVTSLASLIPPVRATPLKRFGQTLQRSISFRSESRPDLLASRPWSRNVPPASTKRRDSKLWSETFDVCVNQVLTSKEIKRQEAIFELSQGEEDLIEDLKLAKKAYHDPMLKLSIMSEQELNQIFGTLDSLIPLHEDLLRRLKEVRKPDGSTDSVGHILVAWLPCLNSYDSYCSNQVAAKALLDHKKQDHRVQDFLQRCLESPFSRKLDLWNFLDIPRSRLVKYPLLLREILRHTPNDHPDQQHLEEAINIVQGIVAEINKKTGESECQYYKERLIYLDEDQKDSLIDDSRIVCCHGELKNNRGVKLHVFLFQEVLVITRAVSHNEQLYYQLYRQPIPVKDLVLDDLQDGEVRLGGSIRGAFSNNERIKNFFRVSFKSGSQSQSHALQANDAFSKQQWLNCIRQAKESVLCASGEGGIPYSEEPLLPPSSRNRISRQESKLEQMDQSDSGSDCSMDTSEISIDCDHMEQTNTWENDKEVESNV, encoded by the exons GAACCCAGTAATAAACGGGTCAGGACTCTTTCTAGAGTGACATCACTAGCAAGCTTAATTCCTCCTGTCCGAGCAACGCCTTTGAAGCGATTTGGTCAGACTCTGCAG CGTTCCATCAGTTTCCGCAGTGAAAGTCGGCCTGATCTGCTTGCTTCACGTCCTTGGTCTAGAAATGTACCCCCTGCTAGCACAAAGCGAAGAGACAGTAAACTCTGGAGTGAGACCTTTGATGTTTGTGTCAATCAGGTGCTTACATCAAAAGAAATCAAGCGGCAAgag GCGATTTTTGAACTTTCACAAGGAGAAGAAGACTTGATAGAAGACTTGAAGTTAGCAAAGAAG GCTTATCATGACCCAATGCTTAAGCTCTCCATAATGTCAGAACAAGAATTAAACCAAATTTTTGGGACACTGGATTCTCTAATTCCTTTGCATGAAG ATCTTCTTAGGAGATTGAAAGAAGTAAGGAAGCCAGATGGATCTACAGATTCAGTTGGTCATATACTTGTGGCCTGG tTGCCTTGCCTGAATTCCTATGACAGTTATTGTAGCAATCAGGTAGCTGCCAAAGCCTTGCTGGATCATAAGAAGCAGGATCATCGGGTGCAAGACTTCCTACAGCGTTGTCTAGAGTCACCTTTTAGTCGTAAATTGGACCTATGGAACTTCCTTGACATCCCAAGAAGCCGTCTGGTGAAGTACCCATTGCTACTCAGAGAGATTCTGAGACATACACCAAATGATCATCCAGACCAACAACATCTTGAAGAAGCT ATTAATATTGTCCAAGGCATAGTGGCAGAAATCAACAAAAAGACAGGTGAATCAGAATGCCAGTATTACAAAGAAAGGCTAATATATCTTGATGAAGATCAAAAGGACTCCCTCATAGATGATTCACGTATTGTGTGTTGTCATGGTGAACTAAAGAACAACAGAGGAGTG AAACTGCATGTATTTCTCTTCCAAGAAGTTCTGGTGATTACTCGAGCAGTTTCACACAATGAGCAACTCTACTATCAGTTGTATCGGCAGCCCATTCCTGTGAAAGATCTTGTGCTCGATGACTTGCAAGATGGAGAGGTGCGACTGGGTGGATCCATACGGGGTGCATTTAGCAACAATGAAAGAA ttaaaaactTCTTTAGAGTCAGCTTCAAAAGTGGATCTCAAAGCCAGTCTCATGCATTACAAGCAAATGATGCCTTCAGTAAACAACAGTGGCTCAACTGTATCCGCCAAGCCAAAGAATCGGTCTTGTGTGCATCAGGTGAGGGTGGAATTCCCTATTCTGAGGAACCTTTACTACCACCATCGAGTAGGAACCGAATATCCCGGCAAGAATCAAAGCTTGAGCAAATGGACCAGTCAGACAGTGGGTCTGACTGTAGTATGGACACCAGCGAAATCAGCATTGACTGTGACCACATGGAACAGACAAATACATGGGAGAATGACAAAGAGGTAGAAAGCAATGTCTGA
- the ARHGEF3 gene encoding rho guanine nucleotide exchange factor 3 isoform X2 has product MLVCVQYLMGWCCFFVHHQKKRKQSSPDEDAISVCSFDSSEPSNKRVRTLSRVTSLASLIPPVRATPLKRFGQTLQRSISFRSESRPDLLASRPWSRNVPPASTKRRDSKLWSETFDVCVNQVLTSKEIKRQEAIFELSQGEEDLIEDLKLAKKAYHDPMLKLSIMSEQELNQIFGTLDSLIPLHEDLLRRLKEVRKPDGSTDSVGHILVAWLPCLNSYDSYCSNQVAAKALLDHKKQDHRVQDFLQRCLESPFSRKLDLWNFLDIPRSRLVKYPLLLREILRHTPNDHPDQQHLEEAINIVQGIVAEINKKTGESECQYYKERLIYLDEDQKDSLIDDSRIVCCHGELKNNRGVKLHVFLFQEVLVITRAVSHNEQLYYQLYRQPIPVKDLVLDDLQDGEVRLGGSIRGAFSNNERIKNFFRVSFKSGSQSQSHALQANDAFSKQQWLNCIRQAKESVLCASGEGGIPYSEEPLLPPSSRNRISRQESKLEQMDQSDSGSDCSMDTSEISIDCDHMEQTNTWENDKEVESNV; this is encoded by the exons GAACCCAGTAATAAACGGGTCAGGACTCTTTCTAGAGTGACATCACTAGCAAGCTTAATTCCTCCTGTCCGAGCAACGCCTTTGAAGCGATTTGGTCAGACTCTGCAG CGTTCCATCAGTTTCCGCAGTGAAAGTCGGCCTGATCTGCTTGCTTCACGTCCTTGGTCTAGAAATGTACCCCCTGCTAGCACAAAGCGAAGAGACAGTAAACTCTGGAGTGAGACCTTTGATGTTTGTGTCAATCAGGTGCTTACATCAAAAGAAATCAAGCGGCAAgag GCGATTTTTGAACTTTCACAAGGAGAAGAAGACTTGATAGAAGACTTGAAGTTAGCAAAGAAG GCTTATCATGACCCAATGCTTAAGCTCTCCATAATGTCAGAACAAGAATTAAACCAAATTTTTGGGACACTGGATTCTCTAATTCCTTTGCATGAAG ATCTTCTTAGGAGATTGAAAGAAGTAAGGAAGCCAGATGGATCTACAGATTCAGTTGGTCATATACTTGTGGCCTGG tTGCCTTGCCTGAATTCCTATGACAGTTATTGTAGCAATCAGGTAGCTGCCAAAGCCTTGCTGGATCATAAGAAGCAGGATCATCGGGTGCAAGACTTCCTACAGCGTTGTCTAGAGTCACCTTTTAGTCGTAAATTGGACCTATGGAACTTCCTTGACATCCCAAGAAGCCGTCTGGTGAAGTACCCATTGCTACTCAGAGAGATTCTGAGACATACACCAAATGATCATCCAGACCAACAACATCTTGAAGAAGCT ATTAATATTGTCCAAGGCATAGTGGCAGAAATCAACAAAAAGACAGGTGAATCAGAATGCCAGTATTACAAAGAAAGGCTAATATATCTTGATGAAGATCAAAAGGACTCCCTCATAGATGATTCACGTATTGTGTGTTGTCATGGTGAACTAAAGAACAACAGAGGAGTG AAACTGCATGTATTTCTCTTCCAAGAAGTTCTGGTGATTACTCGAGCAGTTTCACACAATGAGCAACTCTACTATCAGTTGTATCGGCAGCCCATTCCTGTGAAAGATCTTGTGCTCGATGACTTGCAAGATGGAGAGGTGCGACTGGGTGGATCCATACGGGGTGCATTTAGCAACAATGAAAGAA ttaaaaactTCTTTAGAGTCAGCTTCAAAAGTGGATCTCAAAGCCAGTCTCATGCATTACAAGCAAATGATGCCTTCAGTAAACAACAGTGGCTCAACTGTATCCGCCAAGCCAAAGAATCGGTCTTGTGTGCATCAGGTGAGGGTGGAATTCCCTATTCTGAGGAACCTTTACTACCACCATCGAGTAGGAACCGAATATCCCGGCAAGAATCAAAGCTTGAGCAAATGGACCAGTCAGACAGTGGGTCTGACTGTAGTATGGACACCAGCGAAATCAGCATTGACTGTGACCACATGGAACAGACAAATACATGGGAGAATGACAAAGAGGTAGAAAGCAATGTCTGA